The DNA region ctcaaatagcttttttcgtccgaccaacagtctaaaaccgaACAAATACAGTCTTAGACTTGCGtataacaatgaaaacatattttatatgttattGCACACATTGttatacaatatttataatataaatgaTAGATATGTACAGTAAGATGATtaatatttaacacatttataaataacTCCTGTATTATGATATGCAGTTCATAATCAGTTTTGCTGTTGCATGCTAAGTTTCCATGTCACCATTAGGAATGAAGACCGGGATGAAAGGAACCGAAAGGCTTCTTATGACGTCAAGGAAGGGACCGCAGACTGTGAAGACTGGTCAGTTGATTTCGCTGCACAAAAATGCCAAATCTTCTAAACATATTTGTGGTAAAGTAGGTGTTGAAATCACTCACTCCCATGCTGCCCACGCTCTCTGCAGTCCTAAGCCCACGCTGGAGGAGGTGCGCTCATGGGGGCAGTCGTTTGACAAGCTGATGTGTTGCCCAGCCGGGAGGAACTCCTTCCGACAGTTTCTCCGCACTGAGTTCAGCGAGGAGAACATGCTCTTCTGGTTAGCCTGTGAGGAGTTCAGCAAAGACCCCAATAAGAGTGCGATAGAGGAGAAGGCTCGGGTCATTTACGAGGACTACATCTCCATTCTCTCGCCTAAAGAGGTCTGACTGCTCTTGATTTTGATTAAAGGAAATTTGCTCATTATCTTTCTTCTGTattagatgacaagattgataccactctcatgtgtgtacggtaaatatgaaagtacagccagcagccgcttagcttagcttagcataaagactggaaacaggggggaaacagttagcctggctcagtccaaagCAGGGTTATTATCGTAAAccaaaactgaaactaaaacaaaaataagtagTGAAAAAAACTGTCGgaaactgaaactaaataaaaatgatacCCTTTaagaaactaaaactaaactgaaaggATATTGCCTGACTAcagaattaataaaaataaaataaaaatgagcgTAAAttaattcatgtgttttttagCAATGATATATCACTACTGAAAAAAGGAGACAGAATACATTTCCTTCAACTCTCGTGACATTGAATCATAGAAATTGAAAGGACTTCACACTGACCACCGAACTCCATCGGGCTAACAGTTGCACACTTTCATAATGTCTCCTGTTGGAAGGAAAAGGCAGAATCCCGTGTGGGACTACTATGGACTACTAAAATTAATCCctattgtttttttacatgcagTCTAGTCTTgcagaaataaatgacaaaaacataatataaatattgtactAGATCAAATGCCATTTAATCAAGGTATTCAGCTCAGGTCTAATGTTAACCAACCGGGGTTGGGATGATATTCCATATGAcaagtttttttcttctgaatGTGGTAGTGAAAGAGTACTCAAGTTGATTCCCAAGCTCTCCAAcagtgtattttgtatttatatgtagCTACATACTTCTGACACATTGTACCTGGTCCtaacaaaaataaactaaaaactactaaaagtaaaactatatatataataaataaaactttctgaaaaactgaaactaaactaaaactagcaaacacactgaaaactaAACTcaaatgaaatttaaatgacaaaactaaAGTAAAATTACTAATTGAAAATTCTAAATTTATTATAACCTTGGTCcacaggtaacaaaatccgcctaccagcacctctaaagatcacaAATTAATACATtgtatctggtttgtttaatcaatacaaaaaaaagtgtaaaaaccaaATTTGCCGTTTTACAGGGGTTTACATGCTTGACTATTTCTTTGCTCTGACCAGTacccaggcaaccagcagagactacAGGAAGTTACTTGTCCTATCCATGAAACAGTTCACCACGTAACTcctgtaaaacagcaaactgtCATTTTCACACTTCGGGTTTTaaacggattaaacaaatgagatgtaacttgttaattaatgagctttagaggtgttggtatgcggattttgttacctttggacagagccaggctagctgtttcccccgtttccagtctttgtgctaagctaagctaaccatctgtTGGTGGTAGCTTTAtttttaccgtacagacatgagagtgatatcggttttgtcatctaactctcaagaagaaagaaaaattagcttatttctgaaaatgtcaaactattcctttacaaAACCATTTATCGCTGAAGGTGTTCTGTTCTTCCTAATTTTCCCGTTCTTGACTCCCAGGTGAGCCTTGACTCCCGTGTGCGAGAGTCAATCAACAGGAACATGCAGGAACCCAACTTGCACACATTTGACGATGCCCAGCTGCAGATCTACACACTAATGCAAAGAGACTCGTATCCCCGCTACATGAACTCCCCAGACTACAAAAACCTGCTCAACACTCTCTCAGAGCAGTCCCCCGAATCTTAGGGTGGTGATGACCTGTGATCTTTTAACTCTCTTTACCCCCCCCCtaccccctttttaaaaattttctTTGTATGTTCAGTGTAGGATTACATGAACCGGGCCTCGAGCCTGGACCCTCCCAGGGATCTCAGCGTTATTGTGATCTGCACCTGACCGAAGACACTCAGGTCTCAAAATCTCCCCGAGGGCTTGACATCACAAGTACTGCTACAGATCAACATAGCAAAACACTCCAAAGGAATATGAATacgttttgtttctgttttctttttctttcttttgatagaaataatctattttatttgtgttcagAGTTTTTTAtggtctgttgttttttttgtatgattGTTTGGGGGGGAAATGATTCCTACTGTAGACTATATATTTATGAGTTTGTAAATAGTAAAAATGGAATTGGGGGTATTTTATGTAGAAACGCCTGGTTCTATTTACTGCGTATGAAAATCAAAGCTCAAGTCAAAGGCTACATGTTAGCTCTACTTGCAGGCAGCTTTGTGGGGTACTGTATGATTTTACCTTGGTTTCACCCTGTTTTGTTACCTAACCTCACACTTTGGTACCTGTGACAGCGACTTGGCAACTCCAGTTCATTTAGAAACTGTGTGTGATTGAAACAGCTGAAAGTGTGGTTATCAGTGAAGTAACAGAAAGTGACAATAGCTCTTGTCACAGTGTGCAATTTGTTTCCGTAAGAAACTCAAATCAACGATGGAAGGGTATTTTAACTTTCTATACTCAATCTTAACCACAGAAGACTGCCTATTTaaggcattttttttaattcaagtgTTACTCAGTGCACACCACGTAGGTTTAATATAGTTTTACCAGTGTGACATAAGAATCTAAGTAATTCTATTTACCAgataaagtattttttattcaCTGATATTGCCAATACAGAAAAACCAACAAGTACAAATTATATTTAGTCCAATGGTGGAGTAAACTGTACTGTTAGGTCACTGCCAGATAATGTAGAAATTTTTCTTATGGGTCTGTAATTTCTTTATAATTTCTTGGAAGTTTCCTAAAAGAACTaagtaatttggtactaatttggacagagccaaggtagctgtttccccctgttcccagtctttatgctaagctaagctaagtggctgcagcttcatatttattgtacagacatgagagtggtattgattttctcatctaatgaaagcaaataagcatattaaATTCTCCATTTATGTCAACTTGTTCGTTTGCCTGGAGACAAAtttgacatattttcatttttagctgacaattatttgtaattaattaattggaagTGTATCAACTGGTGGTCTCTATTTGACCAATAATTAGTACTTAAATACATAGTTCTTTTCAGGAAACTTATTggaaaaggtaaaataaagcatCACCGAAATTTGTGATATTGACCATTTCTGACAGCAGGTGGAGTCATTTGTGTATCATCCTGCAAGATTTTGacttaaaaatctattttaaaagcCCACCTGCAACATGAAATTGACGGAGTCTGGGGTCAGGCCAGGTTAGCAGCAACACCAAAGCTACCATGTAA from Siniperca chuatsi isolate FFG_IHB_CAS linkage group LG13, ASM2008510v1, whole genome shotgun sequence includes:
- the rgs20 gene encoding regulator of G-protein signaling 20 isoform X2 produces the protein MGSERMEMRKRQMSVQQESAAGGTAPAQQGQSEQANPRGSNACCFCWCCCCSCSWNEDRDERNRKASYDVKEGTADCEDCPKPTLEEVRSWGQSFDKLMCCPAGRNSFRQFLRTEFSEENMLFWLACEEFSKDPNKSAIEEKARVIYEDYISILSPKEVSLDSRVRESINRNMQEPNLHTFDDAQLQIYTLMQRDSYPRYMNSPDYKNLLNTLSEQSPES
- the rgs20 gene encoding regulator of G-protein signaling 20 isoform X1, whose translation is MPCARAVRQWEIRPTSALRGIRRTRALMWQRIRGLARACRHGVGYPVNYNDPVQEEQEMVCLEPMGSERMEMRKRQMSVQQESAAGGTAPAQQGQSEQANPRGSNACCFCWCCCCSCSWNEDRDERNRKASYDVKEGTADCEDCPKPTLEEVRSWGQSFDKLMCCPAGRNSFRQFLRTEFSEENMLFWLACEEFSKDPNKSAIEEKARVIYEDYISILSPKEVSLDSRVRESINRNMQEPNLHTFDDAQLQIYTLMQRDSYPRYMNSPDYKNLLNTLSEQSPES